A single Populus nigra chromosome 13, ddPopNigr1.1, whole genome shotgun sequence DNA region contains:
- the LOC133670524 gene encoding basic leucine zipper 43-like: MQPSEVTGLHYLVPSSPSPYSANFSMSQNNSQMFQFTNPSYNSQIPSQVQEFGLQASCMSSISTSDEADEQQLSLINERKQRRMVSNRESARRSRMRKQKHLDELWSQVVWFRNENHQLLDKLNHVSECHDRVVHENAQLKEETSGLRQILTDMQLNSPYPLLKDLEDITCDTAYLGSESSNQSITSSSDLLG, from the coding sequence ATGCAGCCAAGTGAGGTTACAGGACTCCATTATCTAGTTCCTTCCAGCCCATCCCCATATTCAGCTAATTTTAGCATGTCTCAGAATAACTCACAGATGTTTCAATTCACTAATCCATCTTATAATTCCCAGATCCCTTCGCAAGTTCAGGAATTCGGTCTACAAGCATCATGTATGAGCAGCATCTCTACTTCTGATGAAGCAGATGAGCAACAACTCTCTCTTATCAATGAGCGAAAACAGAGAAGGATGGTATCTAATAGAGAATCTGCACGCCGATCACGCATGCGCAAGCAGAAACACCTAGATGAGCTCTGGTCACAGGTGGTTTGGTTCCGAAACGAAAATCACCAGCTCCTAGATAAGCTGAACCATGTATCAGAGTGTCATGATCGGGTGGTTCACGAAAATGCTCAGCTTAAAGAGGAAACCTCTGGACTACGTCAAATTCTAACTGACATGCAACTCAATAGCCCTTACCCTCTGTTGAAAGACCTGGAAGACATCACCTGCGATACGGCTTACCTTGGATCTGAGTCATCAAACCAATCTATTACAAGTTCTTCAGATTTGCTAGGCTAA
- the LOC133671407 gene encoding probable galacturonosyltransferase 9: MAVAVRGIRGGGSGGINGGLRAFFSHRIFISATFTLLFLATLSALFSPHPHHHPSLPSSGNAYVQRTFLAIKSDPLKTRLDLIYKQANDHMTLVNAYAAYARKLKLDISRQLRMFDELDKNLTDLPLKPSYKSSLFEPGSDVDEDVLRQFEKEVKEKVKVARLMIAEAKESYDNQIKIQKLKDTIFAVNELLIKAKKNGAFASLISAKSVPKSLHCLAMRLVGERIAHPEKYKEEGYKAEFEDPSLYHYAIFSDNVIAVSVVIRSVVKNAEEPWKHVFHVVTDKMNVAAMKVWFRMRPVEGGAHVEINAVEDFSFLNSSYVPVLKQLESANMQKFYFENQAENATKDGSNMKFRNPKYMSMLNHLRFYLPEMYPKLHKILFLDDDVVVQKDLTGLWKVDLDGKVNGAVETCFGSFHRYAQYLNFSHPLIKERFNPKACAWAFGMNIFDLDAWRREKCTEHYHYWQSLNEDRTLWKLGTLPPGLITFYSTTKSLDKSWHVLGLGYNPSISMDEISNAAVIHYNGNMKPWLDIAMNQYKNLWTKYVDNDMEFVQMCNFGL, from the exons ATGGCGGTGGCCGTCCGAGGAATCCGAGGGGGAGGCAGCGGCGGCATCAATGGTGGATTACGTGCCTTTTTCTCTCACCGGATCTTCATCTCCGCCACGTTCACTCTTCTATTCCTCGCCACTCTCTCTGCTCTCTTCTCCCCTCACCCTCACCACCACCCC TCACTGCCTAGTAGCGGAAATGCTTACGTGCAACGCACTTTTTTGGCGATCAAATCAGATCCGTTGAAAACACGATTAGATTTGATATATAAGCAAGCAAATGATCACATGACGTTAGTTAATGCATACGCCGCGTATGCGAGAAAGCTGAAGCTTGATATTTCTAGGCAGTTAAGAATGTTTGATGAATTAGATAAGAATTTAACGGATTTACCGCTGAAACCGAGTTATAAATCCTCGCTTTTCGAGCCGGGTAGTGATGTAGATGAGGATGTTTTAAGGCAATTTGAGAAGGAAGTAAAGGAGAAAGTGAAAGTTGCGAGGTTAATGATTGCGGAGGCGAAGGAGAGTTATGATAATCAGATAAAGATTCAGAAGTTGAAGGATACAATTTTTGCTGTTAATGAGTTGTTGATCAAGGCGAAGAAGAATGGAGCGTTTGCTAGCTTGATTTCTGCCAAGTCGGTGCCGAAGAGTTTGCATTGTTTGGCAATGAGGCTTGTGGGGGAGAGGATTGCCCATCCGGAGAAGTACAAGGAGGAAGGGTATAAGGCGGAGTTTGAGGATCCGAGTTTGTATCATTATGCGATTTTTTCGGATAATGTGATCGCGGTTTCGGTTGTGATTAGGTCTGTGGTGAAGAATGCGGAGGAGCCTTGGAAACATGTTTTTCATGTGGTTACGGATAAGATGAATGTTGCAGCTATGAAGGTTTGGTTTAGGATGCGGCCTGTGGAAGGCGGTGCGCATGTGGAGATTAACGCTGTGGAGGACTTTAGTTTTCTGAATTCATCGTATGTGCCGGTTTTGAAGCAGCTTGAGAGCGCTAATATGCAGAAGTTTTATTTTGAGAATCAGGCAGAGAATGCTACCAAAGATGGGAGTAATATGAAGTTTAGGAACCCTAAATATATGTCAATGTTGAATCATCTTCGGTTTTATTTGCCTGAGATGTATCCTAAGCTGCATAAGATTCTGTTTTTGGACGATGATGTTGTTGTTCAGAAGGATTTGACTGGTTTGTGGAAGGTTGATCTGGATGGTAAGGTGAACGGAGCTGTTGAGACTTGCTTCGGGTCATTTCATCGTTATGCACAGTATCTGAACTTTTCACATCCTTTGATTAAGGAGAGGTTCAACCCCAAGGCTTGTGCTTGGGCTTTTGGGATGAATATATTTGATCTTGATGCTTGGAGGCGTGAGAAATGCACAGAGCACTATCATTATTGGCAGAGCCTG AATGAGGATCGTACTCTTTGGAAATTGGGTACTCTCCCACCTGGCTTGATTACCTTCTACTCCACGACAAAGTCACTGGACAAATCCTGGCATGTGCTTGGTCTCGGATATAATCCAAGTATTAGCATGGATGAGATCAGCAACGCTGCTGTCATTCATTACAATGGAAACATGAAACCTTGGCTTGACATTGCTATGAACCAATACAAGAATCTCTGGACTAAATATGTAGACAATGATATGGAATTTGTTCAGATGTGCAATTTTGGTCTTTAG
- the LOC133671042 gene encoding 6-phosphogluconate dehydrogenase, decarboxylating 2-like yields MAAPPKPTRIGLAGLAVMGQNLALNIAEKGFPISVYNRSTSKVDETVVRAKKEGDLPLYGFHDPESFVKSIQKPRVIIMLVKAGSPVDQTIKTLSAYLEKGDCIIDGGNEWYENTERREKAMAELGLLYLGMGVSGGEEGARNGPSMMPGGSFEAFKYIEDILLKVAAQVPDSGPCVTYIGKGGSGNFVKMVHNGIEYGDMQLIAEAYDVLKSVGKLSNDELRSVFSEWNKGELLSFLVEITADIFGIKDDKGEGYLVDKVLDKTGMKGTGKWTVQQAADLSVAAPTIASSLDARFLSGLKEERVEAAKVFKAGGFGDILTDQVVDKKQLIDDVRQALYASKICSYAQGMNLIRAKSIEKGWDLELGELARIWKGGCIIRAVFLDRIKKAYDRNPDLANLLVDPEFAKEIIDRQSAWRRVVCLAINSGISTPGMSSSLAYYDTYRRERLPANLVQAQRDYFGAHTYERVDVEGSFHTEWFKIARQLKN; encoded by the coding sequence ATGGCTGCACCTCCCAAGCCAACAAGAATAGGCCTTGCTGGTCTGGCTGTCATGGGCCAGAATCTGGCCCTTAATATCGCAGAGAAAGGTTTCCCCATTTCTGTTTATAATCGGTCTACCTCCAAAGTTGATGAGACTGTTGTGAGGGCTAAAAAAGAGGGAGATCTTCCCTTATATGGCTTCCATGATCCTGAATCTTTTGTGAAGTCAATCCAAAAGCCTCGAGTGATAATTATGCTTGTTAAGGCAGGGTCACCTGTTGATCAAACCATAAAGACTCTTTCTGCCTACTTGGAGAAGGGTGATTGTATCATTGATGGTGGAAATGAGTGGTATGAGAACACTGAGAGGAGAGAAAAGGCAATGGCTGAACTGGGCTTGCTCTACCTTGGAATGGGAGTTTCAGGTGGTGAAGAGGGTGCACGTAATGGGCCTTCTATGATGCCTGGAGGTTCCTTTGAGGCTTTCAAGTACATTGAAGACATTCTCCTTAAAGTAGCAGCTCAAGTTCCTGATAGTGGCCCCTGTGTGACATACATTGGCAAAGGTGGTTCTGGTAATTTTGTCAAGATGGTTCATAATGGAATTGAATATGGTGATATGCAGTTGATTGCTGAAGCATATGATGTACTAAAATCAGTTGGAAAGTTGTCGAATGATGAACTCCGTAGTGTTTTTTCAGAATGGAACAAGGGTGAGCTTCTGAGCTTCTTGGTTGAAATCACTGCAGATATATTTGGAATTAAAGATGATAAGGGAGAAGGATATTTGGTTGACAAGGTTTTGGACAAAACTGGCATGAAGGGTACAGGTAAGTGGACCGTGCAGCAAGCTGCTGATCTATCAGTTGCAGCTCCTACAATTGCCTCTTCTTTGGATGCAAGGTTCCTAAGTGGTTTAAAGGAGGAACGAGTTGAAGCTGCTAAAGTCTTCAAAGCAGGTGGCTTTGGGGATATTTTGACTGATCAAGTGGTGGATAAGAAGCAGTTGATCGATGATGTCAGGCAAGCTCTTTATGCATCCAAGATTTGTAGTTATGCACAGGGGATGAATTTGATCCGTGCAAAGAGTATTGAGAAGGGATGGGACTTAGAATTGGGAGAACTGGCTAGGATTTGGAAGGGTGGTTGTATTATTCGAGCAGTATTTCTGGACAGAATCAAGAAGGCATATGATAGGAATCCTGATCTTGCCAACCTTCTAGTGGATCCAGAGTTTGCAAAGGAAATCATTGACCGCCAGTCTGCCTGGCGCAGGGTTGTATGTCTTGCAATCAACTCAGGTATTAGCACTCCTGGTATGTCATCCAGTCTGGCTTATTATGACACTTACCGGAGGGAAAGGTTGCCAGCTAATTTGGTCCAAGCTCAACGAGATTATTTTGGTGCTCATACATATGAAAGGGTTGATGTGGAAGGATCTTTCCATACTGAATGGTTCAAGATTGCAAGGCAGTTGAAGAATTAA
- the LOC133671707 gene encoding protein SOB FIVE-LIKE 4, with translation MDSYKQILGAEGCSSSESGWTTYLASPVQEDEDDEGSYDGNNYKAHNMSNNYHYAAAADEVSDDSMASDASSGPHHQNTHENGRGTVHFKHNKGGHFNLQSSSAKKTGKKDKKGDKNSAKKSRKLDAQRKH, from the coding sequence ATGGATTCATACAAACAAATTTTAGGCGCAGAAGGATGCAGCAGCAGCGAATCTGGGTGGACAACGTACCTTGCCTCTCCCGTGCAAGAAGATGAGGATGACGAGGGCAGTTATGATGGTAATAACTACAAGGCTCATAATATGAGTAACAATTATCACtacgctgctgctgctgatgaaGTCAGTGATGACTCAATGGCTTCTGACGCTTCGTCCGGTCCCCATCATCAAAACACCCATGAGAACGGTCGTGGAACAGTACATTTTAAGCACAACAAGGGCGGTCATTTCAACCTCCAATCTTCCTCAGCcaaaaaaacagggaaaaagGACAAGAAGGGTGATAAAAACAGTGCTAAAAAGAGCCGGAAACTTGATGCTCAAAGAAAACACTAG
- the LOC133670396 gene encoding protein GLUTAMINE DUMPER 4-like has protein sequence MRSATNSTAVDGTHGGFWHWNSPVVYFFAGLAFILGLITVALIILACSYRKSLSSSSRSEAEDEKPAKLEGIQVDLEPKIAVIMPGDENPTYLLKPVSWNCPSEQV, from the coding sequence ATGAGATCTGCCACCAACTCAACAGCAGTAGATGGTACTCATGGGGGATTCTGGCATTGGAATTCACCAGTTGTTTACTTCTTTGCCGGTCTAGCGTTCATTCTGGGGCTAATCACAGTTGCACTGATCATTCTTGCTTGCTCCTACAGAAAATCTTTGTCCAGTTCATCAAGAAGCGAGGCTGAAGATGAAAAACCAGCAAAACTTGAGGGAATTCAGGTGGATCTTGAGCCAAAGATTGCTGTAATCATGCCTGGGGATGAGAATCCTACATACTTGCTCAAGCCTGTCTCTTGGAATTGTCCCAGCGAACAAGTTTAG